From Salvia splendens isolate huo1 chromosome 3, SspV2, whole genome shotgun sequence, a single genomic window includes:
- the LOC121797111 gene encoding glycylpeptide N-tetradecanoyltransferase 1-like: MADNDVPAENVPSDENNAPSGSESEASIDELARKVQESLSLSKRHKFWETQPVGQFKDVGDTSLPEGPIEQPTPMSEVKQEPYNLPAPYEWVTCDLDSEEVCSEVYTLLTNNYVEDDENMFRFNYSKEFLRWALRPPGYFRSWHIGVRVKTSKKLVAFITGIPAKIRVRDAVVLLAEVNFLCVHKKLRSKRLAPVMIKEVTRRVHLENIWQAAYTAGVVLPTPITTCQYWHRSLNPKKLIDVGFSRLGARMTMSRTIKLYKLPEQTTTPGFRKMEPHDVPAVTRLLRSYLNQFAVAPDFDENDVEHWLLPKEDVVDSYLVESPESHEITDFCSFYTLPSSILGSQTHSVLKAAYSYYNVSTKIPLLQLMNDALIVAKKKEFDVFNALDVMQNETFLKELKFGPGDGKLHYYLYNYRLKHILKSSELGLVLL, encoded by the coding sequence ATGGCTGACAACGATGTTCCAGCTGAAAACGTTCCCTCTGACGAGAATAATGCACCTTCAGGGAGTGAAAGTGAGGCGTCGATTGATGAATTGGCGAGAAAGGTTCAAGAGTCACTCTCACTCTCGAAGAGGCATAAGTTTTGGGAGACCCAACCCGTAGGCCAGTTCAAGGATGTTGGAGATACGAGCCTGCCTGAAGGCCCAATTGAGCAACCAACGCCAATGTCTGAAGTCAAGCAAGAGCCGTACAATCTCCCAGCTCCCTACGAATGGGTTACATGCGATCTGGATTCAGAGGAGGTGTGTAGTGAGGTGTATACTTTATTGACGAATAACTATGTTGAGGACGACGAGAACATGTTCAGATTCAACTACTCGAAAGAGTTTCTTCGGTGGGCACTTCGTCCTCCTGGTTATTTCAGGAGCTGGCACATAGGAGTAAGGGTCAAGACTTCGAAGAAACTGGTTGCGTTCATTACTGGGATTCCTGCAAAGATACGTGTCCGTGATGCTGTGGTGCTGCTTGCAGAGGTTAATTTCCTGTGTGTTCACAAGAAGCTCCGATCAAAAAGACTTGCTCCTGTCATGATAAAGGAGGTTACTCGGAGGGTTCATTTGGAGAATATATGGCAGGCAGCTTATACGGCTGGGGTTGTTTTGCCTACACCGATAACAACTTGTCAGTATTGGCACAGGTCGTTGAATCCAAAGAAGCTTATTGATGTTGGATTTTCTAGGCTCGGTGCAAGGATGACAATGAGCCGAACTATCAAGCTATACAAGCTACCAGAGCAAACCACGACTCCTGGCTTTAGAAAGATGGAACCCCACGATGTTCCTGCAGTTACTCGTTTGCTTAGGAGTTACTTGAACCAGTTTGCGGTGGCGCCAGATTTTGATGAGAATGATGTCGAGCACTGGCTGCTCCCCAAGGAAGACGTCGTGGACAGTTATCTGGTCGAAAGCCCTGAAAGCCACGAAATCACTGATTTCTGCAGTTTTTACACACTCCCCTCTTCGATACTTGGCAGCCAAACCCACTCAGTCCTAAAGGCGGCCTACTCTTATTACAACGTATCCACCAAGATTCCCTTGCTTCAATTGATGAATGATGCCCTCATTGTTGCCAAGAAGAAGGAATTCGACGTTTTCAATGCCTTAGATGTGATGCAAAATGAGACATTCTTGAAGGAGCTCAAGTTTGGGCCTGGGGATGGGAAGCTTCATTACTACCTCTACAACTATCGGCTGAAGCACATCCTGAAATCATCGGAGCTTGGCCTCGTGCTCTTATAG
- the LOC121794195 gene encoding mitochondrial import inner membrane translocase subunit TIM23-1-like — protein sequence MAYTPQSPNRSHSDDETTSNRRLYNPYKDLNLPTQTLYHLPTQPEFLFQEESLAQRRSWGENITYYTGIGYLAGATAGAAQGLGTAVKAIEPTDTLKLKINRILNGSGHKGRQIGNRCGVIGLMYAGLESGMVAWRDTDDVINSVVAGLATGALYKAASGPRAAALAGALGGVVVGAAVAGKPYLKRYIPL from the coding sequence atGGCGTATACACCTCAGTCCCCGAATCGCAGCCACAGCGACGATGAAACCACATCAAATCGCCGACTTTACAATCCCTACAAGGATCTCAACCTCCCGACGCAAACCCTATACCACCTCCCCACGCAGCCGGAATTCCTCTTCCAGGAGGAATCGCTCGCGCAGCGCCGCTCCTGGGGGGAGAACATCACCTACTACACCGGAATCGGCTACCTCGCCGGCGCCACGGCCGGCGCCGCCCAGGGTCTCGGCACCGCGGTCAAGGCGATCGAGCCCACCGATACCCTAAAGCTGAAAATCAACCGGATCCTGAACGGCTCGGGCCACAAGGGCCGCCAGATCGGCAACCGCTGCGGCGTGATCGGGCTGATGTACGCCGGCCTCGAGAGCGGGATGGTCGCGTGGAGAGACACCGACGACGTGATCAACAGCGTCGTCGCGGGCCTGGCCACCGGAGCGCTCTACAAGGCGGCGTCCGGGCCGAGGGCGGCGGCGCTCGCGGGAGCGCTCGGAGGCGTGGTGGTCGGCGCCGCCGTCGCCGGGAAACCCTACCTGAAACGATACATACCGCTTTGA
- the LOC121794198 gene encoding eukaryotic initiation factor 4A-10-like, whose protein sequence is MAGLAPEGSQFDGRQFDAKMNELLQVDGGDEFFTSYDEVYDSFDAMSLQENLLRGIYAYGFEKPSAIQQRGIVPFCKGLDVIQQAQSGTGKTATFCSGILQQLDYGVVQCQALVLAPTRELAQQIEKVMRALGDYLGVKVHACVGGTSVREDQRILSAGVHVVVGTPGRVFDMLRRQSLRAEYIKMFVLDEADEMLSRGFKDQIYDIFQLLPSKVQVGVFSATMPPEALEITRKFMNKPVRILVKRDELTLEGIKQFYVNVDKEDWKLETLCDLYETLAITQSVIFVNTRRKVDWLTDKMRSRDHTVSATHGDMDQNTRDIIMREFRSGSSRVLITTDLLARGIDVQQVSLVINYDLPTQPENYLHRIGRSGRFGRKGVAINFMTNEDDKMLNDIQKFYNVVIEELPANVADLL, encoded by the exons ATGGCAGGTTTGGCACCCGAAGGATCTCAGTTTGATGGCCGTCAGTTTGATGCCAAGATGAATGAATT GCTTCAAGTTGATGGTGGTGATGAATTTTTCACTTCTTATGATGAGGTTTATGACAGTTTTGATGCTATGTCTCTTCAAGAGAATCTTCTGAGAGGAATTTATGCCTATG GTTTTGAGAAGCCTTCTGCCATCCAGCAAAGGGGCATTGTTCCCTTCTGCAAGGGTCTTGATGTTATCCAGCAGGCTCAGTCTGGTACTGGAAAAACTGCTACCTTCTGTTCTGGAATCCTACAGCAGCTTGATTATGGTGTGGTGCAATGCCAGGCCTTGGTTTTGGCCCCTACCAGAGAACTTGCTCAACAGATCGAAAAGGTTATGCGTGCACTTGGTGACTACCTTGGTGTCAAGGTTCATGCTTGTGTGGGTGGAACCAGTGTTCGTGAGGATCAGAGGATCCTTTCAGCTGGGGTTCATGTGGTTGTTGGAACCCCTGGGCGTGTGTTTGATATGCTGCGAAGGCAGTCACTTCGTGCTGAATATATCAAGATGTTTGTTTTGGATGAGGCTGATGAGATGCTTTCTCGTGGTTTCAAGGATCAG ATCTACGACATCTTCCAGTTGCTGCCATCCAAGGTTCAGGTTGGGGTTTTCTCGGCTACAATGCCTCCTGAAGCCCTTGAAATCACCAGGAAGTTCATGAACAAGCCCGTGAGGATTTTGGTGAAGAGAGATGAGCTAACCCTTGAGGGTATCAAGCAGTTCTATGTGAATGTCGACAAGGAAGATTGGAAGCTCGAGACACTCTGTGATCTCTACGAGACTCTGGCCATCACCCAGAGTGTCATCTTTGTCAACACCAGAAGGAAGGTCGACTGGCTGACTGACAAGATGAGGAGCCGCGACCACACTGTCTCAGCCACCCACGGAGACATGGACCAGAACACCAGAGACATCATCATGCGCGAGTTCCGCTCAGGCTCTTCCCGTGTCCTCATCACCACCGACCTCCTGGCTCGTGGTATTGACGTGCAGCAAGTGTCCCTCGTCATAAACTATGACCTCCCAACCCAGCCTGAGAACTACCTGCATCGCATTGGTAGAAGTGGAAGGTTCGGGAGGAAGGGTGTTGCCATCAACTTCATGACAAATGAAGATGACAAGATGCTGAATGACATCCAGAAGTTCTACAACGTTGTTATCGAGGAACTCCCGGCTAATGTCGCTGATCTTCTTTGA
- the LOC121794194 gene encoding dihydrolipoyllysine-residue acetyltransferase component 3 of pyruvate dehydrogenase complex, mitochondrial-like, translating to MMYSARVAHHARKIRQTHNLIRGRTIHVCSSANDVGSVVKSDDISRHCGLGAIDKNGIRKFSSMRSFSPNYVPVSRMMTYAVKMSNGNSFWAARSPAPAIGVNYNSQSERRPRQFSTDSGLPPHFEIGMPSLSPTMTEGNIARWLKKEGDKISTGEVLCEVETDKATVEMECMEEGYLAKILRGDGSSGIKVGEIIAITVEEESDIAKFKDYSPASDAAPAPPPKETSAPTPPKEEVSQASSAPAEPKVSKPSAPSASGDRIFASPLARKQAEDHNVSLANIRGTGPDGHIVKADIEDYLASPSSGKEVSQAPKAATATAAGLDYTDIPHSQIRKVTAARLLQSKQTIPHYYLTVDTCVDKLMELRSQLNSLQEASGGKRISVNDLVIKAAALALKKVPQCNSSWTNDYIRQFNNVNINVAVQTENGLFVPIVRDADKKGLSRISEEVKNLAQKAKENSLKPEDYEGGTFTVSNLGGPFGIKQFCAIINPPQAGILAVGSAEKRVIPGAGPDQFKFASFMSVTLSCDHRVIDGAIGAEWLKAFKGYIENPETMLL from the exons ATGATGTACTCCGCTCGGGTTGCGCATCACGCTAGGAAG ATCAGACAAACCCATAACCTTATACGGGGTCGGACAATCCATGTATGCTCTTCTGCAAATGATGTGGGATCGGTTGTCAAATCAGACG ATATTTCAAGACATTGTGGTCTTGGAGCCATCGACAAGAATGGCATTCGAAAGTTCTCCAGTATGCGTTCTTTCAGCCCTAATTATGTGCCAGTCAGCAGAATGATG ACGTATGCTGTAAAAATGAGCAATGGAAATTCTTTCTGGGCAGCCAGAAGTCCTGCACCAGCAATAGGCGTGAACTATAACAG CCAATCTGAAAGAAGGCCCAGACAATTTTCAACAGATTCAG GTCTTCCGCCTCACTTTGAAATTGGAATGCCTTCTCTCTCACCTACAATGACAGAG GGTAATATTGCGAGGTGGTTGAAGAAAGAGGGTGATAAAATTTCTACTGGAGAAGTGCTTTGTGAAGTGGAAACT GACAAAGCAACAGTAGAAATGGAATGCATGGAGGAAGGTTATCTTGCAAAAATCTTGCGTGGGGATGGATCAAGTGGGATTAAAGTTGGTGAG ATAATTGCCATAACTGTTGAAGAAGAGAGTGATATTGCTAAATTCAAGGACTATAGTCCAGCATCAGATGCTGCGCCAGCACCCCCGCCCAAAGAGACGTCTGCTCCAACTCCACCAAAAGAAGAAGTGTCACAAGCGTCTTCCGCTCCAGCAGAGCCCAAAGTTTCCAAGCCTAGTGCGCCTTCTGCATCTGGAGATCGTATTTTTGCCAGTCCACTTGCCAGAAAACAAGCGGAAGATCATAAT GTATCTCTTGCAAACATCAGAGGAACTGGTCCTGATGGACACATTGTCAAAGCAGATATTGAAGATTATCTTG CTTCACCTTCAAGTGGTAAAGAAGTTTCACAAGCTCCTAAGGCTGCTACCGCAACAGCTGCTGGTTTAGATTACACTGACATCCCACACTCGCAGATCAGAAAG GTGACAGCAGCGCGATTATTGCAGTCCAAACAAACAATCCCACATTATTACCTGACTGTAGATACATGTGTTGACAAGCTTATGGA ATTGCGTTCCCAGCTAAACTCATTGCAAGAAGCTTCAGGTGGGAAAAGAATTTCAGTTAACGATCTTGTTATTAAG GCTGCTGCCCTGGCCCTTAAAAAAGTCCCTCAGTGCAACAGTTCATGGACCAATGATTATATTCGCCA GTTTAACAATGTGAATATTAATGTTGCTGTGCAGACAGAAAATGGACTGTTCGTGCCTATAGTTAGG GACGCTGACAAGAAAGGCCTATCAAGAATCTCTGAGGAAGTTAAGAATTTAGCTCAAAAGGCCAAAGAAAACAGCTTGAAGCCAGAAGATTATGAG GGTGGTACGTTCACAGTATCAAACTTAGGTGGTCCTTTTGGCATCAAGCAATTTTGTGCCATTATAAATCCACCCCAAGCTGGCATTCTCGCAGTTGGCTCAG CTGAGAAAAGGGTGATTCCTGGCGCTGGCCCTGACCAGTTTAAGTTTGCTTCATTCATGTCCGTGACACTGAGCTGTGATCACCGGGTCATTGATG GTGCCATCGGAGCAGAATGGCTTAAGGCGTTTAAAGGTTACATTGAGAATCCAGAGACGATGTTGCTTTAA
- the LOC121794199 gene encoding probable phospholipid-transporting ATPase 4, whose translation MTRGRIRARFRRSSLYTFATCRRPRTSDEESTCLPVEGPGYSRVVQCNQPYLHEIKPLKYCTNYISTTKYNFITFLPKAIFEQFRRVANLYFLLAAALSLTPVTPFSPLSVIAPLVFVVGLSMAKEAMEDWRRFVQDMKVNLRKASVHKQDGAFGPKPWMKIRVGDVVKVEKDQFFPADLLFLSSSYEDGICYVETMNLDGETNLKVKRALEVTQNIEDDSSLKDFSGTIKCEDPNSSLYTFVGKMEYDCKVYPIDPSQILLRDSKLRNTAYVYGVVVFTGHDSKVMQNSTKSPSKRSTIEKQMDKIIYILFIVLVVMSVMSSIGFIMKTKYDLPNWWYLQVPDHEHLYDPQQPLQSGFYHLVTALMLYGYLIPISLYVSIEVVKVLQAHFINKDIHMFDEETGTPAQARTSNLNEELGQVDTILSDKTGTLTCNQMDFIKCSIAGIAYGTRPSDVELAAAEQMVVDMDGQGQSRMPQSVEKGCELVKSEIQLETVVTAKDDMLKQPIKGFSFEDKRLMSGNWFNESTADNILLFFRILSVCHTAIPEQNEETGTYTYEAESPDEGAFLIAAREFGFELSKRTQSGVHVRERYPSYEDPVEREYKVLNLLDFTSKRKRMSVIVRDENDQILLLCKGADSIIFERLANGGKEYLDVTTKHLNDYGEAGLRTLAIAYKKLDEAEYNAWNDEFNRAKTSFGSDREANMERVSDMMERDLILVGATAVEDKLQKGVPQCIDKLALAGLKIWVLTGDKMETAINIGFSCSLLRQGMKQICIAVNPEVFKSNESYVEEGILKQITDGFQMVKQEKDPHAAYALIIDGKTLAYALDDDMKQIFLRLAVECASVICCRVSPKQKALVTRLVKEGTGKITLAIGDGANDVGMIQEADIGVGISGCEGMQAVMASDFAIAEFRFLERLLVVHGHWCYKRIAQMICYFFYKNIAFGLTIFYFEMFAGFSGQSVYDDWYMLLFNVVLTSLPVISLGVFEQDVDSEVCLQFPALYQQGPKNLFFDWLRIFGWMANGLYASLIIFFLNIIIFYDQAFRASGQTADMTAVGTAMMTSVLWAVNIQIALTMSHFTWIQHVLIVASIATWYLFLLVFGELRHALEVNAFRILLEILAPAPIYWSSTLLVTVVCNLPYFAHISLQRSLNPLDHHIIQEIKYYKKDIEDGRMWSRERSKARQKTKIGFSARVDAKIRQLKGRLHRKYSVVASGNSSPARQHN comes from the exons ATGACCCGGGGGAGAATCAGGGCAAGGTTCCGCAGGAGCAGCCTGTACACATTTGCTACCTGCCGCAGGCCACGCACTTCTGACGAAGAAAGCACCTGCCTTCCTGTCGAAGGGCCTGGTTACTCGCGAGTTGTTCAGTGCAACCAGCCATATCTGCACGAGATAAAACCGCTCAAGTACTGCACGAATTACATATCCACCACCAAGTAcaatttcattacatttcttccCAAGGCAATATTTGAACAATTCAGACGCGTTGCCAATCTGTACTTTCTCCTGGCTGCAGCGTTGTCGCTGACTCCCGTGACACCTTTTTCTCCTCTGAGCGTAATTGCTCCTTTGGTCTTTGTTGTGGGTCTGAGTATGGCTAAGGAAGCTATGGAAGATTGGCGCCGGTTTGTGCAAGACATGAAGGTTAACTTAAGGAAGGCGTCTGTGCACAAGCAAGATGGTGCTTTTGGTCCTAAGCCATGGATGAAGATTCGGGTAGGAGATGTAGTGAAAGTAGAAAAGGATCAGTTCTTCCCTGCTGATCTGCTTTTTTTATCTTCCAGTTACGAAGATGGGATTTGTTATGTAGAGACTATGAATTTAGATGGAGAGACGAATTTGAAAGTGAAACGAGCCCTGGAGGTAACACAGAACATTGAGGATGATTCTTCTTTGAAGGATTTCAGTGGAACCATCAAATGTGAGGATCCAAACTCCAGTCTTTACACTTTTGTGGGGAAAATGGAATATGATTGTAAGGTGTATCCCATTGATCCAAGTCAAATCCTCCTTCGAGACTCGAAGCTTCGGAATACGGCCTATGTATATGGAGTAGTTGTATTCACTGGTCATGATAGCAAAGTTATGCAGAACTCCACGAAATCTCCTTCTAAGAGGAGTACAATCGAGAAACAAATGGACAAGATAATTTACATCCTTTTCATTGTTTTGGTGGTCATGTCAGTCATGAGTTCCATCGGTTTTATCATGAAGACGAAATATGATTTGCCAAACTGGTGGTATTTACAGGTTCCGGACCATGAACATCTATATGATCCTCAGCAGCCGCTGCAATCAGGGTTTTATCACCTGGTTACGGCTCTTATGTTGTACGGGTACTTGATACCGATATCCCTTTATGTGTCAATTGAGGTTGTAAAAGTCCTCCAAGCACACTTCATAAACAAGGATATTCATATGTTTGATGAAGAGACCGGAACTCCAGCTCAGGCTCGGACGTCAAACTTGAATGAGGAATTAGGTCAGGTTGATACAATCCTATCAGATAAAACCGGCACCTTAACATGCAACCAAATGGATTTCATTAAATGCTCGATTGCTGGCATTGCATATGGCACTCGTCCTAGTGATGTCGAACTTGCTGCTGCGGAACAGATGGTGGTGGATATGGATGGTCAGGGCCAAAGCCGAATGCCCCAATCGGTAGAGAAAGGTTGTGAATTGGTTAAATCGGAGATCCAATTGGAGACTGTTGTTACTGCGAAAGATGACATGCTTAAGCAACCGATAAAGGGGTTTAGCTTTGAGGATAAACGCCTCATGTCCGGGAATTGGTTTAACGAATCGACTGCTGATAACATCTTGCTATTTTTCCGAATACTATCGGTTTGTCACACTGCAATTCCAGAGCAAAATGAAGAGACTGGAACCTATACATATGAAGCAGAATCGCCTGATGAAGGTGCATTTCTTATTGCTGCCAGAGAATTTGGTtttgagttaagtaaaagaacACAGTCGGGTGTACATGTACGCGAGAGATACCCTTCCTATGAAGACCCTGTTGAAAG GGAGTACAAAGTTCTAAATTTGTTGGACTTTACTAGCAAGAGGAAGCGAATGTCTGTTATCGTTAGGGATGAAAATGATCAGATTCTTCTCCTCTGCAAAGGAGCTGACAG CATCATCTTCGAACGCTTAGCAAATGGCGGGAAAGAGTATTTGGATGTTACCACAAAGCATTTGAACGATTACGGGGAGGCCGGACTGCGGACTCTTGCAATAGCTTACAAGAAACTCGATGAGGCGGAGTATAATGCTTGGAATGATGAATTCAACAGAGCAAAAACCTCATTCGGTAGTGATAGAGAGGCAAATATGGAGCGGGTGTCTGATATGATGGAAAGGGACTTGATACTTGTTGGTGCAACTGCTGTGGAGGACAAATTACAGAAAGGA GTGCCTCAGTGCATAGACAAACTTGCACTAGCTGGTTTGAAGATTTGGGTTCTGACAGGTGATAAGATGGAAACTGCAATTAATATAGG attttcttgtagttTGCTTCGGCAAGGGATGAAGCAAATTTGTATAGCAGTCAATCCTGAAGTTTTCAAGTCCAACGAG AGTTATGTAGAGGAGGGAATCTTAAAGCAAATTACCGATGGTTTCCAAATGGTAAAGCAAGAAAAGGATCCTCATGCTGCATATGCATTGATCATCGATGGAAAGACTCTGGCATATGCACTGGATGATGACATGAAGCAGATATTTTTGAGGTTAGCTGTTGAATGTGCTTCGGTCATATGCTGCCGAGTCTCCCCTAAGcagaaagctctt GTAACCAGATTAGTAAAAGAAGGAACTGGAAAAATAACATTAGCAATTGGTGATGGTGCAAACGACGTTGGCATGATTCAAGAAGCTGACATTGGAGTTGGCATCAGTGGATGTGAAGGAATGCAG GCTGTGATGGCTAGTGACTTTGCCATTGCCGAGTTTCGGTTTCTTGAGAGGCTTCTGGTAGTACATGGACATTGGTGTTACAAAAGGATTGCTCAAATG ATTTGCTACTTCTTTTACAAGAATATCGCGTTTGGCCTCACAATCTTCTATTTCGAGATGTTTGCTGGTTTTTCTGGGCAGTCAGTGTACGACGACTGGTACATGCTGCTATTCAACGTCGTTCTCACTTCGTTGCCCGTCATTTCACTCGGTGTTTTCGAACAAGATGTGGATTCTGAAGTATGCTTGCAG TTCCCGGCTTTGTATCAACAAGGCCCCAAAAACCTGTTCTTCGACTGGCTGAGGATATTCGGGTGGATGGCGAACGGTCTCTACGCCtccctcatcatcttcttcctcaacatcatcatcttctacGACCAAGCTTTCCGCGCCAGTGGCCAGACGGCCGACATGACTGCCGTCGGGACCGCCATGATGACCTCCGTGCTCTGGGCCGTCAACATCCAGATCGCGCTGACGATGAGCCACTTCACATGGATCCAGCACGTCCTCATCGTCGCCAGCATAGCCACGTGGtacctcttcctcctcgtcttcggagAGCTGCGGCACGCCCTTGAAGTGAACGCGTTCAGGATCCTCCTCGAGATCCTCGCCCCAGCCCCGATCTACTGGTCCTCGACCCTCCTGGTCACGGTCGTGTGCAACCTCCCGTACTTTGCCCACATCTCGCTCCAGAGGTCGCTGAACCCGTTGGACCACCACATCATCCAGGAGATCAAGTACTACAAGAAGGACATCGAGGACGGGCGCATGTGGAGTCGGGAGAGGTCCAAGGCACGGCAGAAGACGAAGATCGGGTTCTCGGCGAGAGTCGACGCCAAGATCAGGCAGCTCAAGGGGAGACTGCACAGGAAATACTCAGTAGTGGCCAGTGGCAATTCTTCTCCTGCAAGGCAACACAATtga